The following nucleotide sequence is from Salvia miltiorrhiza cultivar Shanhuang (shh) chromosome 7, IMPLAD_Smil_shh, whole genome shotgun sequence.
AAGAGTGGAACATTATTGGTGATGCTCCCACCACTGCACCAATACACAGTGCGGAGGTGGTTGCATACCAGCAGACCTTACCAAGAAAGGCTGCTAAATATGGCTGAAGCGCGGCGAGAAATCGTGACTGCCCTTAAGTTTCATAGAGCAGCTATGAAACAAGCCAGTGAAAGACAGCAGCAGCAAATGGAGATAAGGTCTGGAACTCAGCTGTTTAAGTCTGCATCTCGTCAATTTTCTTTACAACAAGCAGACAAATTGTTCAAGTGGCAAATTTGTTATGAACACGATGTACTGTCTAACGAACTATTTCAATAGTTCGTTGGGTCCCATATACCAGCTGCATACTGATACTAAACATCCAGATATTCCATCTGATACAAGTGCATGAGTATAAAAATCGTCATACACGTTATTCTTTTATTCTCATTTAAGCAGTAAACTATCTCAATAAACAACGGTTTCTATAATAACTGGAAACCAAAACCTCAAAGATATAACATTCAAAGTTGTAAATCCACAAGAATCTTGAAACACTACGACtggtaataaaaaaattacaagtttGGAGCGAATTTAGTTGGGCAATTTCTGGAATCATGATGCCCCTTAGTTTGACACTTTCTACATAGCCGCAATGGTTTCTGTGCAAGTATCATGGCCTTTTCTTGATCGGATTTCCTACGTCCACCAACGCCACTACCTTTCATCTTGGATATGTTGGGTGGGAGGACAGAGGGTGATTCTGTTGGTGCAGAACCATAGAATTCCAAGAACGTCCTTTTCTTTGAGTTGGCAGCGGACTCTTTCGTCCCAACCTCAGCAAACTTATCTCTGACGGAGATGAGACTGGAATACAGCTGTTCACTCAACTCTTGGTTGCCTTTGACGAATGATATGCAGTCACTAAGCACCTTGTAGAAACGAAAATCGCCTTTGGTTGACTCATGAGAGGTTCTGTTCGTATCCTCAGTTCGTGACTCCTCCGGACATAGAATACTAAACTTGCACCACCTTTTCACAATGTATTTGTCCGGGATCTTATCAATTTTCAGATTCCGGAATACAAAAAACATATGCTTGCAAATGGTACCTCTGCGAATGAACAGGTTGCAGGAACATGAAATGTGTTCTTGGGAATGGATATGTCGAACTGTTAAGTTGCCATCAATATTATCATCAACCACATAAATGGTGTCACCTCCTTCCTCATACATCTTGCGCATTCCACACCCTCTGATTGAGTGATCTATCTCGTCTTGCACTTCTTTGAACACAGCATTGGTAAAAATAGATGCGGAGTGCTCTTCAATCGGTAGATTGGACATCATCTTTGGGACGCGAGTCTCATCAGATAGGGTCATTTTCTGGTAGGTATGTCGCTGAGAATCAAGTGCACTGCAATAGTTGGTATAAAGTAATACGAGGTCACAATTCTTGTTGAGAAATCTCTTTAAATAGCTATTCTCACTCTCTGATAACGAAGTGGTACGAAATAACCCGCTCATTGGTATATCTCTAAAATATGCTGGAATCCAAAATCTGCGATCTTCAAACATATCCGAAAACCATTTGTTCGAACCACCTATGGCGTGTTTCTTTCCAGGAAGATGCAACTGCTTTCTTGACAGCAGGGTCTTGGTCTGTTATCAAGACCCCAGGAGCACGTCCCATGATCTCAACGAATTTATCAAACACCCAGGCATAGGACTCAGTGTCTTCATTAGATATTATAGCTGCGCCAAACGAAATGCACCTTCCATGGTTATCTCTCCCTGTGAAGGGGGTGAAAATCATTTTGTACCTGCATACATGATGAGACGAAGTTAAAATTGCTATGTGCGCACATACAAACAGGCCTACAAAAGTTCTTCAAAATCAAACATGTTCATTATTACGAACATATAATCATGAAACTAGGAACATGAAAACTTAACTTATTGAATGTGATACACAGTAGGAATAGTTACCTGTTGGTGTTGTAAGTGGCGTCAAAGGATACAGCCTCTCCaaataatttgtaatttttaacAGCTACTGCATCTATCCAGATCAGTCGACGCAGTTGATTTTCCTCGTCTACATCATGGAAAAATTTAAATCCAGTTCCGAGATCTTGTTTGTTGGTAAACGCCTCCAACAACATATGTGCATCAGACCCTAAGGAGTACACCTTCAGATCTCTAACATAATTCTTAAAATCCATGCTAGTGCACCCCATATCCTCGTAATTGCCTACAATCTCCCTGAACAGCCGAAAAGTTCGCATGGGGCCTATGTTTGCCTTGATACCGGAAATAATGATCATTTCATGAATGTCATCAATCTTCCTATTGCAAGCCATAAGATGACGTGCAGGTGCAGGGACCATTGAATGTGTGTGGCCTTCGCTGAATTCACGAATCCTGTAGAAGCCACCTgttgaaatttgaaaaattgCCTTAGCCCTACAATCAGCCTTGCATGATGTcgtctttcttttctttgtctTTGAACCCTTTCCACATATGATTGGTTGATAGGCTCTGTCCCAGACTCCTTGTCTATTACAAACAACATATCTGGTCTTGACGGTGCCATCATCGGCATAGATAACAGTGCTCATACGAGGCTGGAATCCACTTGCTTTTGCATAATCCTTGTAGAACTTGACACCTTTTGCTAATGTGTCAAATGTCTGACCAGTGAATGGCTTCATCGAATCATGGCATGATGGAAGACACAGCTCACGTTCTTCAGACTCATCAAAGATGTTTCCTGTGATAAATAAGATGTTCAACGTGGGTTCACTGGACGTTCAGCTGAtgttcaaaacaaaaaaaaaatctatatagcATATTCAAGTTCACGGAAACACAATTcatagtaaaaattaaaaaatacatagAATAGTTTAACTATGAAATAGAAACCCACAACTAATCACAATATGAAATAATAATGTAACTAttgatattaaatataaatagtGTTTGTATCATGAATATTCATGTTGCATGTTCAACAAAAACACATCATACTCCTAAATATACTAATGCAAATAGATTATTCGTGTAACCTAACTATCCAATAAGTTCACTGAATATAACAAATACATATAACACCCTGATTATGAGATTTTCAGAAATTTATAATCAAAATTTTCTTCGAACTATGCATCTATAATAAAATGGAATAGATAATACACTAACTAAGTTGAAAAAATATACGACATATGCTATAAGAATAAAAGGTTGAATTTTTGATGAACCTGTGCTACCCATGGTTGCGTTTTCCAGAAATGTTTTGGTTAAGTTGAAATACTCTAAAAGATGAAATGCCTAATACTCTAAAAAACGTAAGGAGTGTAATAACTACTGCATTGAAAAAAAGGACATGATTACCAATAATTAAGGAATGGCTGAATAAGTTACAAAACTAGATTTACAAGAATATCCTTTTGGTATATAATCAATCTTAAAAAACGGCAAGTATGTGAAttaattgatttatgcttaattgttctattttttaggggtttgcatatgcatgttttaagataatcttctggaaattggtgcgttttatggtgtattttatgctttgcaggagatttagattttatagatgaagagtgcaaattttggattATATGGGCTAAAAATTACGTTTTTGAGCATACTCTGCcgcgtcagagaagcgaagcccccccccccccccccccccccgcgcGCAGAGCAGATGAATCAACGGTCAGACCAGAGGAATGAAAGTCTCGCaagagaaatcaacatatcagagcagaggaatcactagtcagagcagagaagccgcATATCCagatccagagaagtcattcgccagagcagcgaaatcacaagtcagaggggagaaaagtcatcgcagagaaatcaaagccagaggaatcaaagcccagagcagaggaatcaaagcccagagcagagaaatcaag
It contains:
- the LOC130994265 gene encoding protein FAR1-RELATED SEQUENCE 5-like, translated to MGSTGNIFDESEERELCLPSCHDSMKPFTGQTFDTLAKGVKFYKDYAKASGFQPRMSTVIYADDGTVKTRYVVCNRQGVWDRAYQPIICGKGSKTKKRKTTSCKADCRAKAIFQISTGGFYRIREFSEGHTHSMVPAPARHLMACNRKIDDIHEMIIISGIKANIGPMRTFRLFREIVGNYEDMGCTSMDFKNYVRDLKVYSLGSDAHMLLEAFTNKQDLGTGFKFFHDVDEENQLRRLIWIDAVAVKNYKLFGEAVSFDATYNTNRYKMIFTPFTGRDNHGRCISFGAAIISNEDTESYAWVFDKFVEIMGRAPGVLITDQDPAVKKAVASSWKETRHSALDSQRHTYQKMTLSDETRVPKMMSNLPIEEHSASIFTNAVFKEVQDEIDHSIRGCGMRKMYEEGGDTIYVVDDNIDGNLTVRHIHSQEHISCSCNLFIRRGTICKHMFFVFRNLKIDKIPDKYIVKRWCKFSILCPEESRTEDTNRTSHESTKGDFRFYKVLSDCISFVKGNQELSEQLYSSLISVRDKFAEVGTKESAANSKKRTFLEFYGSAPTESPSVLPPNISKMKGSGVGGRRKSDQEKAMILAQKPLRLCRKCQTKGHHDSRNCPTKFAPNL